The nucleotide window CCTGAATGGGATATGCGATTTAGGATTAATTTTTTGACCGAAATTTGTCTAACAGCACTAAGGATCAATCCTCCTTCGCCATCCTTTATCCATTTTTCATACTCTAAATTTTCTTTGAGTGTCCACTTCAAAATTCCCGTACTGTCATAATGCTCTATAAAATGTTTTCCTTCATACGGATATTGTAGAAAAATTCCACCGCTATCATCCGAAATAATTTTGATCCCGAAGGAGTCTAAAACACTATCGGCTACTAAAATTCCATTTTCTCCCCAAAGCCTTTCTCCATTTTTGGAAATATGCTGAATATATAATTTATGTGTATATGACCCCCCCCCAGGAATTGAGAAATCCCAGAAACAAAAAATTCCACCATTTTCATCAATACAAAAGTCAGTGGAACCGTTTGTAAATTTTGTTGTATCAGTTCTTAATTTTATCCCGGCTTCGCCCCAAAGTTTTTTCCCATCATTGTCAAGCTTTTGGACATAGGGTTCTGTAAGTATGATTTGATTGAAGGAAGAATCAAAATAGACTTCCCCAGCAGAATAGCAAACTAGTGTGGAGTTAGAGTCTCCTAAAAAAATATCAACAGGATAATTGCTATTGCCAATTTCCGAAATAACGATTGCAGAATTCCATTTTAAGGACCCTAAACTATCAATCTGTTGAAAATATAAGTTAGTAGTATCATAGTTAAAATTCTGGAATGAAATGGATGCGCCCCCCCTGCCATCCTGGCAGGCAATAACATTTACACCCCAATCCGAAACCCGTGTGTTTACATAAGGATCGTCACTCCATTGGCTAAAACTGGCAGAATTCTGGATTAGGATGAAAGAAATAATATTTATTATCAAAAATAAGTTTCTCATAATCGTTCCGTTTTAAATTCTCAAAATCAAATATTCAGCGGCACAGAAACATTACCTGTGCCGCTGCTGTGTTTTTATTTAATCAGTATAATCTTCTGTGTATTAACATAACTTCCAGAAACGAATCTAACAAGGTAAACTCCGGAGGGTATTGCTTCACCTTCAAAGGGCACAATATGTCTTCCTGCCGGGAGTGTATGATTCACTAATGTCTTGATTTCTTCGCCGATAGAATTAAAAACTTTCAAAGAAACTGAAGTAAACTCAGGCAAATCAAACACAATGTTTGTGTTTGGATTGAACGGGTTGGGGTAATTCTGTTCAAGAGAATACTTTTCTGGCAATAGCTCATTTGTCCTTTTGTAGTATAATACATTCGAACTTACAATATTTGAAACATTGCTTACAAATGAGCTTGTCGTTGCTTTTACAT belongs to Ignavibacteriales bacterium and includes:
- a CDS encoding T9SS type A sorting domain-containing protein, giving the protein MRNLFLIINIISFILIQNSASFSQWSDDPYVNTRVSDWGVNVIACQDGRGGASISFQNFNYDTTNLYFQQIDSLGSLKWNSAIVISEIGNSNYPVDIFLGDSNSTLVCYSAGEVYFDSSFNQIILTEPYVQKLDNDGKKLWGEAGIKLRTDTTKFTNGSTDFCIDENGGIFCFWDFSIPGGGSYTHKLYIQHISKNGERLWGENGILVADSVLDSFGIKIISDDSGGIFLQYPYEGKHFIEHYDSTGILKWTLKENLEYEKWIKDGEGGLILSAVRQISVKKLILNRISHSGEKLWGEDGIVLDDSVTNINPNPADLLLNSDNTVTASWDNGWYPVDDLFVQRFDLSGYKLWSDNLKVSNEISSKGDHGLLESEVNSNILLYYLGRIPSGLYAQRIDKFGYKVWGDTDIAVTNLTPGLSQIVSDGNYGAIVVFENDAPWGGILAQQISKNGNLGEIITSIKNNNYVPAIPKSHILSQNYPNPFNPSTTISFAIPEKSFVTLKVYDVLGREVANLVNEELETGIFEMTFDASTLSSGVYIYRITAMKYGKILFNESKQMLLIK
- a CDS encoding T9SS type A sorting domain-containing protein — its product is MPEKYSLEQNYPNPFNPNTNIVFDLPEFTSVSLKVFNSIGEEIKTLVNHTLPAGRHIVPFEGEAIPSGVYLVRFVSGSYVNTQKIILIK